ACATTAAAAAAGAGGCACATTATGTTTGCACCCTATTTTCGCATACTTTCATCTTGCTGTAAATTCAGATGTTCTCTCTTTGTTGGTTCGTCTACTTATCATTTTCAAATGTTGGTTCATCTTATGCAAATATTGATATGCTTAACAGCCTGCTGCCTATGTGCAATGGAGCACCACAAATTTCTCTATATTATGGTTGTTAGGACAATTGATTAGGTTGCAGGATGAATTTGTCTTTGATGAAGGCACTCCACCCTATACGTATTCCTTTGCAAGATGGATGATGATCTCATCTTTCAATCTTTCTGGTTTCCgtatttataatttaatatTTCTCAATTTTAATTCGCTAGATGTGGATgatgtttattaattatttgttcTTACTTTTCACTTCAGCAGAAACCCCCGATTCATTTTATAGTTCTTTCAATTAATTTGGAAGTTCAAGttctctctttgattttttttttttttttttggtgatagGTTGAGAATGTGAAAGCTATGCCGGACGTGGAGGtgagaaatttaatttaattcatgatttatcgttgttgttgttgtttttttttttttggtgatagGTTAATCGTCTGTTGGCTAAAACCAATTAGTGACCTCTTGATCAACCTGCACAGATTGCTCTTTGGGCACCAAGCATTATGTTTGAATCAAGAGGCATAGGTGGGAGAGAAAACAGAGAGAACCCAGAAAGAAAGGGCAAAAGAGACAGCTTCCTCCATGCAGATTAGGATAAGACTAAGAGACATGCAACGATTATACTGATCGTTTCAAATGGTACATGAATTTCCAACTTCGCCCTTTTTAGCATGTTGCTACAGTAGTTTAATTAATATTTGTCCCCAAATTTTAATTCCTGCGTACGTTCTCATTCTATCTAAAGATTGttgtatgattttattttgaaCTTCTTCGTTTGTATTTATTCTCCTCCGTTTGCAcgctcttctttctttattcttcctatttcttcactttaatttgtaatattttttttgttttgaacttAAGAATTTTGTTTTATGTGATTGAATCAAGAAACTCCACATGGTTGCAGAAAAAAGAATTATTTTGTttgttgtaagttcataaaaaaacttcaaactctgttttcctttttttgggttttattaGTTTATGtgaattttaatatattttgtaaATGAGTAAtgagcaaatttttttttttttaaattaccagTTTAATGCTGGGTTTTATGTTCTAATTGATGGGTTTTGGTCAAAAGGGGTTCAGATATTTAGGTTTGATTGCTCTGTTTTATTTgcttttagggttttggagaatTTGAATTGGGGGCAATGGGGTTCAAGGTTTGTATGAATCATTCGTGCATAACATCCAATACATACGAATGAAAGAAAGGTTGATCTTTGCAGTTCGGTGGATTTGCCAGTCTTTGCTCCAAGTGCAGGTAATTTGTTGCCCTCTTAGATTTTGCTTACcaagttttaatttttcaaccatttttaaGTTGTGATTTTTTCAATGATGTGTTTTATGGTGTTTGAGTTTGGAGACTTTGAACCCGGGTGCTTCTAGACATCTTGAAAAAGCGCTAGGAAGGAGGTTGTTATTAATGATTAGACAAACAATTATCCACATTCTCTAAATAGGATTTCACCCAATATGAAGTAAACCCAATACTTAGAATTGTATACCTCTCGGACAATTgaaaaaagggagttttaacgaaaaacccgcggtgctgttcactttaacgaaaaaccacattttaacactaaaaagtcaaacatgatactattcactttaccttttattttgtctttatcgttaaaactcaaaattttcaagccattttcattagttttcttttgaaaaaaattgatatCACCTTTGCATTTGTATGTTATCACTGTAAAGATTATTCTTTTGATCAGTTAGATGTcacaatttttataatcaatgcTTTGGTTAGCTATAAATCCACACaccattttcataaaatttgttTGATGCCAACATATTAATTTTGCTCAATGATAATGCCataattggattttttttttatagaaatgatGCAATGGGTTAATCTGAAATTCCGAACTTTAGGTGATGATTGAACACATACATGACTGCTACTGCACATGCTCCTCTTTTTTGGTTgttgggttttatttttatttcattttttggtaAATACAATTGGTTTTGCAAAGAACTGACTTTCATCTTATTTATAGTTCTCTATGCATGTAGTTTCACATTTTTTGATCTCGAGTATTCGGTTGGCTTTATTTATCAGGCACATAGTTGTGATTTTGGATGCTGACATGATTAACAACATGTTGGCGTTCCTTGAGAACTTGGTGCGGAGAAGTGCAAGCATGTTACATCGTATTATAGGAATATTactactacttttttttttccctttatgTAAATGATACTAGATTTTAACCAAGACCAGATTGTATTacacaaaaacattgtttttcaatcatattttgtattttgattTTCCAGTTAGGGAATTTATATTCAGGTTCATATAACTGCTTTCTAGAACTACTTCTATGTTTTTTAGGAAGCATTTGGACTTGGATAGGAACTTCAAACATGTTTCAAATAAATGCACTTCTAGCAGAAGCGCTTAAAAGCAGAAGTGCTTCGTATAGAAGGGGTTCCAAACTAAAAAGCCCTTTGTTTCATTGCAAGTTGAAGAATTGGTTTTGGATTTCAGGTCAAGCTTTCTAAGTACATTGGGAAGAAGTATGTGATTCTCTTTTTTAACCCATTGCACTTCACATTTGTTTGTCCTGCAGTTAAGTATGTTTTCACAATCAGCCTTTATGCATACaaattttgaatctttattAGATGCTTATCTatcttaatgtgattgattTGCTAAAATTTGTGCCCCTACCTTGCAGAAATCACTGCTTTCAGCAACCACCATGCTGAGTTTGCGGAGTTCAACATAGAAATCTTGCATTTTTTGGTTGACACTGTGGTGTGTTGCCCTGCTCCCCACTAGCTTCAGTACCACATAAAAGGGTTGCAATTTTGCGTCCATAGAGTTATTTGTTTTGAAATCCCAAATTGAATGAATTTTGTGTTATATATCTCTAGACAATTTTCCAGGAAATCCCGTCCCGGTTCTCCCTATTCGAAGAAAATTCTTCAACAGGCTTTGATTTCAAAGTAACGTATGGTTTTCATTACCGCTGCATTGCGCTGGGCATTTCTCGCTAGTATCACTctatttttgtaaataaaaatactGCGACAAAGTAACTTTTAGACAATTAAGCTAACAGGGAACAGATATGCATAAATAAATATTAGTCTAAGCAGTCAAGAGTAAGCAGGATATGACATGGTTTCCATCAAGCCGCCGTTGCAGATGTGGTTCTGAATTTAATCTAAGTAAGCAAGCGGGGTCTGCAAATTCATTGTTGAAGCCAAATTTCCAGGAATATTTCTCAAGTTGATGACCACAGTAAACTTATGATCAATCAGTCTCGCCCGAATGcaattcttcttttgttttcattgaGCATATTTTAAGCAAGTACAATAGACAGGCATTTTTTCACAGCCTATGGGTTTTCTTGGTAGTACTTATAGCCTATAGGCAAAGTGAAAAAGCTCACCTCAGCCCTTGATTAATACATTACATAATTGGATAGGAAGCTTGCATAGCGAGGCCACAAACACCTTCTGGGGCATCGGCGTTTCTAAGAATCTTCATGTAACCATTATCACCCCACCTTTCGGCCCATGAGTTCTTGATTAACCAATAGGGGGTGCCATCTTCCGTTGTCCCATACCCAATGATGGTAACAGCGTGGTTCAATTCTGTCCCACAACTATCATCAGTGAACAGGCCCCCGGAATAGAGCTGAAAGGCTTGTGAGGCAGCGATGGCAACGGAGACTGGTTGCACGGATACAGCCTTGAGCAAATCGGTTTCACTGTTGGGAGTTACCCTTGCATAATTAGTTATCTTGGCAGCAGCCTCATTTGCCAGGTTCGTATCACATGTTCCATCCGAACCCTGGTATGGGTAATTTTCTTCACTGGCAATTCCTCCGTTCTGTTGAATGTATGCAAAGGCTTTAGCCATGTCACCACCTTGGCAGCCAGAGTTACTTGTATCACAGTCCACAAGTTGTTGCTCAGACAGTGAGATCAATTGGCCAGTTTTGATTTTGGTAATCCCTTCGACTGCTGCCACTGCAGAAAATGCCCAGCAACAACCTGCATGTACTCAAACAAACAGATACGAATTAATTTCCGTAGGAAAGAATGCATGAAGAAcgtaattaaaaatatatatgtacgaGTAAGCTTGGCCCAATATTAATATGGTGGTTGGTGCTCTTACCACAGTCCCCTTGATCTTTTACAGGAGTAACAGCATCTTGCTCCCTCCAGTCAATGCTTGGGGGAACATCCGTCAGGCTTAGGTTTTCGTGCGTAAAAGATGCATCTGCGGATGAGGTTGATTCAGTGGGCTTCTTGTATCCAGTATGATGTCTGAGAAATTCTTCATGGGTCATATCAGAAAATTGATTGATGCTTAGCTTGTATGTCTTCTTCCCTTCACTGTTGAATTTCTCCACGAATTCCACATTGTTCTTGAATATGTGGAAACGCCTTTCCGTCTCTGCACTGTCCTGGTAAACGCGCCCAAACTCTTCCATCCATTGCTCATGTTTTGCAGCAATGGAAGCTTCGTACAATGTGCGGGACGTGGCTTGAGATGCCAAGGTCCCCAAGGTGATGAGTATGGCAACAATTAAAATGTTTCTTTCAAACGCCATTGCTCACAAAGCACCACTGATGATGAGAGGGGCGTTCTGTATCGACAATGGCTTTGATTTAAAGTTGTGATTGGTGTGAAGAAGCAAGCATGCTATTGCGGGTTTATATAGAAGACGATCAGAACCTCCTGTATGTGCACTTTGATGGAACTCTTAGGATGGGAATTTCGTAGGAGtcttttcccattgggttttagTCGCCATGAAATTTCCAAGCACATTTCACAGTTGACGAccacataaatttttttatcaatcaGTCTGGCCCGAATGCGAttcttgcttttgttttctccGGGGATTTCACACAAAGAAGTTCGAATGACTCAGTCAACCGATGAATCAAGGGTTGTCTATTGACCTGATGACTACAGGTCCTTTTCTATTTGCCGGAGTCTCTGCCCTTTGGCTTTTAGCTGCCGTGAATGGTGCTGATGACTGCAAGTTTTACAGTCTGCAGTCCTTAACCGTGTACATACCGTACCGTGTTAAGGACTGCAGTCTTTGATGCTTATTTTTGAAGATCAAGTACTAAAATTGGTAAGCCAATGCAGTTGCCCTCCAACTCAGAGTTGCCAAACTAGCTGTCATAGTGTTTGTTGTAATTAAGGTTCCTTTTTCAAAACTAATTTTCTTGAGGTTTGCAGATCTTCTAAATTATTTTATGCTAAACTAATTGATAAAAAGTGCTGTAGAATTTTGGTTTCAAAGTGTTTTCTATTTCATAAGTAATTTTGAATGTACAATGCGGTATGTATAGGCGAGAGGAACTGATGGTTACAAGCAACCATTTTTACATGGAACCCTAGAGACCGGTTAAACCTAGGACACAAGCTTTTCCTTAATTTAAGGTGATTTACATCAAATCCAAGACTAAGAAGTAATCAACAAGTTAAGTGCCTTAAATCAAGGAGTTGGAAAATTGGCGATTGACTTGTGTATCCATGATTACTTGTAGACTTGAAATGAGACGACATGCTAGGGTTGCTGTTGCTAGGGTTTAGTGTGACTGGTTCCAACACTCCCTCTCAAGCTAGATCGTGAAGTGTAGTCGAGCCAAGCTTGCTCAAAAGCCTGTGTAACTGAGAAGAGGGTAAAGCCTTAGTGAATAAGTCAGCCAATTGATCATGGCTTCGAGTGAATTGAGTCTGAATGACTTGTGTTTGAACTTGAGCTCGGATGAAATGGCAGTCCACCTCAATGTGCTTGGTTCTTTCATGAAAAACAAGATTAGCTGCAATGTACATGATAGCTGGTTATCACACATTAGAGACATGGGGGCTTGATGTGAGAACCCTAAATCTGAAACCAACCCTTTAAGCCAAATCGGTTCGCATGCAGTGGCTACCATTTTTCGATACTCCGCTTCAGCACTAGATCGTGCTATAACAGTTTGCTTCTCACTCTTCCATGTCACAAGGTTTCCCCCAACGAAAGTGCAATATCCAGCGATAGATTTTCTATCAATTGTACTACCTACCCAGTCTGCATCTGTGTAAGCATTGATTTGTGTGGACTGATTGTTTGACATAAGAATGCCTCTATCTCTATAGCCAGAGCACTATTAAATGACGCTGGATAtgcgaaaaaaaaattgggataaACAAGGCTCACAAGGAAATTTGAGCTTTCATCAgataaaatatcttttttttaaattcatgtTAATTTAcagtaatttattttatttaattttgttttcggACTCGAATGCTATTGTCTTCCGAAGTCCTCTGTAATCAAGGTAagcaatttgaaaattttggtgGATTGAAATCAGAGTTTCAATTTACAcatttgtttagatttgattttattgaagcaaatttattcatattttccatCAGTTTTTTCTTCTGTTACTTTGGATAGGTCCTATTGTCTAGATTTTGAGCATCTTCTTTTGGGAGTGATTAATAGCTACCATGATAGGTTAGTTTTATActctttctaaaaaaaaaaatttatgcatAGTATTTAAATGTTGTGGCATTTTAAAATTCTTGCTTCTGTGGTTGTGATATGATATTATATATTTGCTTTATTTAATTACATTTTAGGTGTgatgaaaaatttaaatttaaatttcattattttcttccCAGCTATCAATCTGTAGCTTGgcatttacaatttttttgcaCATGCTGTGAAAAAGAACTAGAAATAGCAAAAGAAATCAAGGGATACAGAAGATCATACTTCTGACACTGCAAATGGAATAGAAATGTTCAATGAAAATGTTTGCCATGCTGATGGTGCACATGCACAAGGTGATGGCATACTAACAGAATGGTTGTTCTTTTGCTTTGATGTAGAAGTAAGAAGATTGTTTTGCCTCTTATGTATCCTACTTCTACGACATTTTTAGAGCGTCAGTAGCATCTCTGTTTTTATATTACTTACACATGAGCgcgaacacacacacacacacacacacacacatatatatatatatatatatatatatatatatatatgcaagaaTCAATTTCTACCATGAGGAATATTCTTAAGATTATTCCAAATTAAACTTGACAACGATGCAGGCTGAAAAAAGACTTTACGTAAAAGCCTTGAGGTTAGTTCAAATAGTGAAAAAGCAGAGAAATAAGTTACGATTAAGGTAGGTTAAAAGAAATCGTTTTCTTTCagtataacaaagaaaaaacTTTACGGTACAACTAAAAAGTAAATAGTTCCCATGATTACAGCCAACTGAGAATGGATTATATCCAAACGTAAGATCCAAGGAAACATGAACACAAAATTAAGTAAATTTCTTATTCTTTGTTTCCAAAATTTGCACAAGGAAATAAAGTAGATATATGGGTGGGCAAAAAGCCATCAGAAAACAAAGAGAACTGGGAGGGATGATGGATAGGTTAGTCCCAACTTGACCAAAATTGATCGCAAAGAGGGGGACCAAAAAGGCACAAAAACTACCAAGCAAGAAATATTGGGGTAAGTGGGGAAAAGAGGTTTTCAGTGGTGTGCCACTATCCTCACATCTTATTGGAACCTAAGAAATATGTACAGGGATGGGACTTGGGAGGAGGCAATACCTCCATGCATCCATGTCCCCACTATTTCCAGCACCTCAAAAAGCTAATAAAAAAAGCATCCAAATTAGAGTGtataactaaattaaaaaaaaacaaaaaaacaaaaaaatagtgACAGAGATTTGAGCAAGTCATGCTCACATAAAGCAACCAGTGATCATCTGCAGCTTTTGAGAAAAGCATCAGCTTTTGACCGAATCCAGCACCAAATACAAGTGTGCCACAAACATGTCTGCTGATTGGTTGTGAGGGGAGACGCAAGAATTCACCATGGATGATGCATGGCCATCATGTTCGCGTTCCTGGATTTCCAGCGGATGAATGTGAGAGGTATGGAAAGGAGATAAAACAGTGACGTGTCTCTGAATCATGTGACAGGATTAAACGGATCGTTATGGTTTCGTTTGGTGCCTGGAACTAGATTGGATTGGATTACTAAATATATTGAAAGTACGTTTTAGGAAGAAATGCAGAAATTTAATACCGCTTGAAAATAGAAGTTGAATTAAATGGAACGCATCTTTTCAATCCCGCAAATTTCCACGGATCCGAAGGAATACGTTTGTTTCTGGCGTTTCCTTTCACTGTTGCAGCAGCTGCTGCTACGCCAGAAGACTTTTCAAGTGAAGAACGCAGCCTTTCCTTCTTGGTTTTCAAACCATAACTGGAGCAAGAATCAGAGAATGAGTTCCCATAATTTCCATGAGTTCGTGCTGTACTGACCTCTTCCTCATCATAGTCTTCCAGCTCTTCCTCACCAAGCTCAACAATGCATCAATATCATCGGAATCCTCCTTCAGAGTAGACGATGCTTCTCTATTGTCATTATCTCCCTCGTTCAATCCCAGATTGTCTTGGATGTAAGCTGCACAGAGGTTAAACGCAGGACCAGTAATTTTGTGGGCAATTTCGGGATTGAACATAATTTGACTTCGATGATCAGTCTGGTCGAAGATAATGAAATTCTTTGGGCAGATGCTAGAGGTTTGAAATTCAACATCATGGAAAGGTTTAAAGTGATTTGCCTCATTAGGTAAAACTGCCCCATACGGAGAAGCAACTGGAATGTGCATGTAATTATTACCCACTTGATTTGCAAAGGGCGGAGCTGCCTTGTTGGGGTCAAACAGACGGAGTTTCAACAGAAGTGTGAGATTCTTTGACTTGTAACTGGATGAAGGTTCGCAAAAATAATACGAGAACTGTTCGCAAATCAAGTTATTTCCATTTTGGTCACGAGAGCCACCTATTCCCAACCAAAAGCAACCACAGTAACTACAACTGCCTTCTTTTGTATGAATACTACCAGAGTGAAAGTTTGTCCCAAATCCCAGAGTCCAGAGGTGTTACACCCACccctaatttaaattgttttttcatTAAGTTTGATTTTATCTTgcatttaaaattgtttttggatcttaaatggtgtgcccaaggggcccacccctATTTTGTCCCCCggttccctttccctttcttttattttttttcttcttcttcttctgaaaagtcttcctctttctctcttttccctctctcCCTTATCACTCTCTCTCGGCTCTCTCTATCTCAGCCCCTCCAAGGGCTTTTCTTACCAACAAACAACACCACAACAACATCAACATCTCCATTAGCACCCTAATGAGCTTAGAATCGAAGAAAGAACACCCCAAACCCTTCTCTTCCTCTCGACTGGTACTGTTCATCATATTCTCCGTCGAGTTTCATATTGTTCCAACGTTGGTAAGCTTCTAGAAGCCCTTGGGTTGTGTTTTAGGGTTATATCAAAGCTTGTTTTAAGTTGTGTATACATTTGAATCGCAGAAAATGGCTTGGAGTagcttttccaaattttccgACGAGCACCGCCACTTTcaaggcattttccggccaaaacaTGGTGAGTTGGCCAGCATGCAAAgtatcaatctcttcatctcactgagtactacaacttttcttcttgtttcacccaatttccttgagtattgttgaagttatatccatttgaatcttacccagtttccagctACCTCCGCCGATATCGAggcatttttcggccaaaccacggtgagttaGATGTCATGCGTGGTACCATTCTCTCCATCTCGTCAAgaactacaactttcgtttttgaatcactcgatttcgttgagtattgacaaagttatgaggGTTTAAATTTTGTTCAGATTTCTGGCCGAATTCCTTGGGTCCGGCGACCCATCAAGCATAGGCCTTTTGGGCCTTTCttgccgagcccaacccaatccatttctctttttattttgtttaggcCTTTGGACCTAGAATCCTTaaaccctttttattttatgttttatttatttttggttttaaaTGCCATTGGGTCTTATATGTTAAAGCCCTAAacctttttagtttaaaaacctAAACCTAACCCACCTAAAAATCTAAGCCTAAACCCCTTAACCCttccaaccctaaaccctagctGGCTCAAACCTTTTTGTGGAATATtccattagggaatattccatcagaGAATATTTCTAATGGAATATAAGGAATATTCTCTAGAATATTCTATTGACGTTTACGAAATTATCCGGGACTCtttttagggtaattcgacgtcctgaatccgTTTCTGACGTctgtttttccaaattcaattgttataattaagttttattaattggaccctttatgtgcttaggggcaatattTGTGACGTTTTCGTGGTTGCTAGTTGCATGGCTCTTCGGCGGCTAAGTATATatgagtggaccctttctaaaatgcatgttttaataataGAAATGTATACATGGAAAAGCATGATCTAACAATTATGTTCTATGAGacgctttgaaataatatgcttattgaggctagtttgaattattactatttttcatataacccatgttcttatagaatatccgatggatgacgatatgatatttagaacatgttttgaacacctctttatagtatagatgatgaatgactttatactatgaagttgcttttcaatatatatatgttcaattgttttgtacttacctagtggtcatttccactacgggacgtagggatagattccggtccgtcTCGGgtgacggtttggtgttggcatagggcctggagtgtgtttcctcttgCTATTTAGCTGAAACACCCCAACcccctttttatattttaaaatttgtttagtccttaattggtgagcccgtggggcccaccttgttttattttatgttttctggtctccctctctcttctccttcacCTCTTCCGCAACTCTCTCCCCCTCACTCTCTCGGCTCTCTCTATCTCAACCCCTCCGAGAGTTTTTCTTACCAACAATCTTCACCATCGTCTTTATCTCGTCGATACGAACTCAACCATAGTCTTGGCATCTTGAAAGTCGAACCACGAAGCCCCGTACACGAGCTTCGGCGAGCACCGCCCCTTTAGAGGCCATTTCCGGCAAAACCACGGCGATTTGACTGGCGtgtaaggtatcaatctcttcgtctcgtcaagtactacaactttccttttcgtttcactcaatttcgtcgagtattgaagaagttatactcatttgaatcttacccagtttccggcgagtctgacggctttcgaggcattttccggccaaaccacggcgagttagacgtcgtgtaaggtatcattctcttcatctcttcaagggctacaacttttgtttttgcctcgcttgatttcgttgagtagtgACAAAGTTATAGtcgtttaaaatattttaatatattgaaaacaattaattgttagcctatattgagctatattttaatatatcgtattttctataaaaaccaggaactggtagactatctgatagatgacgataggatgctagaacatgttttcgaaacccctctttatagtatagacgatggatgactttatactatgaagtggttatttatgagagacgtaactatttgtgcgtacctagtagacACTATGCCGCTTGGGGCGAGGAACTGGTGTTGGtatttaggccgggagaaataatccctagctacgggctgagggacatgaagaggcattgggccgggagttggtaatctctggctacgggcgcagagacaatgaagaggcattgggccgggagttatatttattcggtaatcttactagcagcacaccgcgcttacgagaTGATTTATGATGCgtttactgttttgatttccgcgatgtgacttttgagatattttggcatgctaggatttttattaaatccatcacttattatgctagtagttttcatttatataaactgtgggggttaatatcttgataactgttttattattattatatatatgaacttggtccactcacctttgttttgcgccccccattcaggacttaggatcaaggcacctaatcccGGCGTCAAGACACTTCCGCAGCAGCATATTTGAGTCCTCTTGATGTAGGACCCActtctttattcattcaattttatcttaattctttttagtgattaggtttagttgtatgctctgagcacgttcctttaattattaattcatagtatttaaatttcataacccttatttatttcttattttcagcttttgtatcaattaatggctttcgtcaccctcaggtgtcggcCGACACGTGTCTAttctggtattcggggaatatcagggtcggggcgtgtcattagcacagggacggggagctGGCATGAGAcctgaagtgtatttttctCTGACTGTCCGCTCAGAGATGGGGAGTtggcatggggcctgggggttataggacaattcactagtgattattatatttaaaagttatgatttgagacagtgcatgacatgctaggtttcggaaaacctatgtttatcattatatatgtgtttttataaaacttgggggttagtacgttgataactgttttactatatatatatcaactttgtCCACTCATGTTTATTTTGCACCCCCTTcgggacttagaatcgaggcataaaATCTCGacgtcaaggcacttccgcatcaGCATCtttgagtcctctcggtgtaggatccATCATTTGtttcattaaattttatattattcattttagtgttctagttagttgtatgctctgaacacgttccttaaatgcttattctttattcttttatatttataagtcttatctatcccttgttttcagcatttgcactcaataaatggctttcgtcaccgtCGGGTGTCGgtcagcacgtgcctatcctagTATTCGGGGAATATTAGGACCGTGACGTGTCAAGAGGGCTTCTGATTAAAAACTACATAACAGGTTTAAGCAGCTGGCGGAAATATTCAGCATGTGAGatcaaattagttttaataTCTTCATAGTGGTACAATCAAGCATGTACGTCAAGAACAATCATTTGAATGCATATCAATACATAAGTCCTGGTAAAGACAGCACTGCTAGAGGGAATAAAAGTTCAATACAAATTTTGTAAAGAATGCCAACAACTATGGAAGTCCACATGAAACCGTAATGACAATCTTCTTTCATTTTTAATGTAAGTGAATTCAACTGAACATTTTATTGCAGTCAATCGAAGCTGAAAGAAGACGAACAACGACAGGGAAATATGAATATCAGATGTACCTGACAAACTTGCGTCTGGTGGACGTAGGCAATGTGACacgcccgaccctgatattccccgaataccaggatcgacacgtgctggccgacacccggggGTGACGAAAGctattaattgatacaaaagctaagaataagaaataaataaaggttagaaatttgaaatacaatgaactaacaatttaggaacgtgttcagagcatacaactaaacctagtCACTAACAAGAATTAAGATaagattgaatgaacaaaggagtgggtcctaccccgagaggactcgaagatgctgctgcggaagtgc
This genomic interval from Malus domestica chromosome 05, GDT2T_hap1 contains the following:
- the LOC103438208 gene encoding senescence-specific cysteine protease SAG12-like — its product is MAFERNILIVAILITLGTLASQATSRTLYEASIAAKHEQWMEEFGRVYQDSAETERRFHIFKNNVEFVEKFNSEGKKTYKLSINQFSDMTHEEFLRHHTGYKKPTESTSSADASFTHENLSLTDVPPSIDWREQDAVTPVKDQGDCGCCWAFSAVAAVEGITKIKTGQLISLSEQQLVDCDTSNSGCQGGDMAKAFAYIQQNGGIASEENYPYQGSDGTCDTNLANEAAAKITNYARVTPNSETDLLKAVSVQPVSVAIAASQAFQLYSGGLFTDDSCGTELNHAVTIIGYGTTEDGTPYWLIKNSWAERWGDNGYMKILRNADAPEGVCGLAMQASYPIM